In one window of Microbacterium natoriense DNA:
- the gcvP gene encoding aminomethyl-transferring glycine dehydrogenase, producing MLEALGVADAEEPVEALMRQAVPSAIYTDAREDSVIPRAASETEALAELRALASRNTVNRPMIGLGYYGTITPSVIQRNVLENPSWYTAYTPYQPEISQGRLEALINFQTMVADLTGLTTANASMLDESTAVAEGMLLARRASKSASNVFAVDADALPQTKVLLETRADAVGIELVTVDFAGGQELPAELFGVFVQYPGASGRVWDPSAVIDAAHLAGGLAVVAADLLALTLIASPGSLGADVAVGTTQRFGVPMGFGGPHAGYMAVRAGLERQLPGRLVGVSVDADGKPAYRLSLQTREQHIRREKATSNICTAQVLLAVMASMYAVYHGPDGLRAIAAETAAKAALLRDWLADAGVEVLHDAFFDTLQVRIPGRAAEFASQAHDGYGILLHVADADTIGLSVDETTTVGELHQVAMVFGGKKERAFGFFGTGSAGALPEALHRQDEYLTHPVFHAHRSETAMMRYLKSLADRDYALDRGMIPLGSCTMKLNAATEMAAITWPEFAGIHPFAPASDVAGYLDLITQLEGWLAEVTGYDAVSLQPNAGSQGELAGLLAIRGYHLANGDDQRTVCLIPSSAHGTNAASAVLAGMKVVVVACDELGNVDLGDLRAKIAAHADALSALMITYPSTHGVYEQDVVEITTAVHEAGGQVYVDGANLNALLGYARFGDLGGDVSHLNLHKTFAIPHGGGGPGIGPVAAKAHLAPFLPSHPMAQRAEHAGGYTFDGGPVSGAPYGSAGVLPISWAYVRMMGADGLRRATAAAVLSANYIAARLGEHYPVLYTGENDRVAHECILDLRPLKEATGISVDDVAKRLIDYGFHAPTMSFPVAGTLMVEPTESEDLGEIERFIEAMIMIKAEADATAAGRWPADDNPLVHAPHTAVSLITGEWTHAYTREEAAYPVHALVAGKYWPPVRRIDQAYGDRNLVCACPPVEAFA from the coding sequence ATGCTCGAGGCGCTCGGCGTCGCCGACGCCGAGGAGCCCGTCGAGGCGCTGATGCGCCAGGCGGTGCCGTCCGCCATCTACACGGATGCTCGCGAAGACAGCGTCATCCCCCGGGCCGCCAGCGAGACCGAGGCCCTCGCCGAGCTGCGCGCGCTGGCGTCGCGCAACACGGTGAACCGGCCGATGATCGGCCTCGGCTACTACGGCACGATCACGCCGAGCGTGATCCAGCGCAACGTGCTCGAGAACCCGTCCTGGTACACGGCCTACACGCCCTATCAGCCGGAGATCTCGCAGGGCCGCCTCGAGGCGCTCATCAACTTCCAGACGATGGTGGCCGATCTCACCGGGCTCACCACGGCCAACGCGTCGATGCTCGACGAGTCGACCGCGGTCGCCGAGGGGATGCTGCTCGCACGACGTGCCTCGAAGTCGGCCTCGAACGTGTTCGCCGTCGACGCCGACGCCCTGCCGCAGACCAAGGTGCTGCTGGAGACCCGGGCCGATGCCGTGGGCATCGAGCTCGTCACCGTCGACTTCGCCGGAGGCCAGGAGCTGCCCGCCGAGCTGTTCGGGGTCTTCGTCCAGTACCCTGGCGCCTCCGGCCGGGTCTGGGACCCCTCTGCCGTGATCGACGCGGCTCATCTCGCCGGCGGCCTCGCAGTCGTGGCGGCTGATCTGCTCGCTCTGACCCTCATCGCCTCGCCCGGATCCCTCGGAGCCGACGTCGCCGTGGGCACCACCCAGCGCTTCGGAGTCCCGATGGGCTTCGGCGGACCGCACGCCGGCTACATGGCGGTGCGCGCGGGTCTCGAGCGTCAGCTGCCCGGGCGTCTGGTCGGCGTGTCCGTGGATGCCGACGGCAAGCCCGCCTACCGGCTGTCGCTGCAGACCCGCGAGCAGCACATCCGCCGTGAGAAGGCCACCTCGAACATCTGCACCGCCCAGGTGCTGCTCGCCGTGATGGCGTCGATGTACGCCGTCTACCACGGGCCAGACGGACTGCGGGCGATCGCCGCCGAGACTGCGGCGAAGGCCGCGCTGCTGCGCGACTGGCTGGCCGACGCGGGTGTCGAGGTGCTGCACGACGCCTTCTTCGACACGCTGCAGGTGCGGATCCCCGGCCGCGCCGCGGAGTTCGCCTCGCAGGCGCACGACGGCTACGGAATCCTGTTGCACGTGGCGGATGCCGACACCATCGGCCTCTCCGTCGATGAGACGACGACGGTCGGCGAGCTCCACCAGGTCGCGATGGTGTTCGGCGGCAAGAAGGAACGCGCGTTCGGCTTCTTCGGCACCGGCTCCGCGGGCGCTCTGCCTGAGGCTCTTCACCGGCAGGACGAGTACCTCACGCACCCGGTGTTCCACGCGCATCGCAGCGAGACGGCGATGATGCGGTACCTGAAGAGCCTCGCCGACCGCGACTACGCGCTCGATCGAGGCATGATCCCGCTCGGGTCCTGCACGATGAAGCTCAACGCCGCGACCGAGATGGCGGCCATCACGTGGCCCGAGTTCGCCGGCATCCACCCGTTCGCCCCTGCTTCGGACGTCGCCGGGTACCTCGATCTGATCACCCAGCTCGAGGGCTGGCTGGCCGAGGTCACGGGTTACGACGCCGTCTCGCTGCAGCCGAACGCCGGATCGCAGGGCGAGCTCGCCGGGCTCCTCGCGATCCGCGGATACCACCTGGCGAACGGTGACGACCAGCGCACCGTGTGCCTGATCCCGTCGTCGGCGCACGGGACGAACGCGGCATCCGCCGTGCTCGCCGGCATGAAGGTCGTCGTCGTCGCCTGCGATGAACTCGGCAACGTCGATCTCGGCGATCTGCGCGCGAAGATCGCCGCCCACGCCGACGCGCTCTCTGCGCTGATGATCACGTACCCGTCGACGCACGGCGTGTACGAGCAGGACGTCGTGGAGATCACGACGGCCGTGCACGAAGCCGGTGGCCAGGTGTACGTGGACGGCGCGAACCTCAACGCACTGCTCGGATACGCGCGCTTCGGCGACCTCGGCGGCGACGTCTCGCATCTCAACCTGCACAAGACCTTCGCGATCCCGCACGGCGGCGGCGGTCCTGGCATCGGTCCCGTCGCGGCGAAGGCCCACCTGGCGCCCTTCCTGCCGTCGCACCCGATGGCGCAGCGCGCCGAGCACGCCGGAGGCTACACGTTCGACGGCGGTCCCGTGTCGGGTGCCCCGTACGGCTCAGCCGGCGTCCTGCCGATCTCCTGGGCCTACGTGCGCATGATGGGCGCAGACGGTCTCCGTCGTGCCACGGCCGCAGCCGTCCTCTCGGCGAACTACATCGCCGCTCGTCTCGGCGAGCACTACCCGGTGCTGTACACCGGGGAGAACGATCGGGTCGCGCACGAGTGCATCCTCGACCTGCGCCCGCTCAAGGAGGCAACCGGCATCTCCGTCGACGACGTCGCGAAGAGGCTCATCGACTACGGCTTCCACGCCCCGACCATGTCGTTCCCGGTCGCTGGCACCCTCATGGTCGAGCCGACCGAGTCCGAGGACCTCGGCGAGATCGAGCGCTTCATCGAGGCCATGATCATGATCAAGGCCGAGGCGGATGCCACAGCCGCCGGTCGCTGGCCGGCCGACGACAATCCGCTCGTGCACGCACCGCACACCGCGGTGTCGCTGATCACGGGGGAGTGGACGCACGCCTACACCCGGGAAGAGGCGGCGTATCCGGTGCACGCTCTCGTGGCGGGGAAGTACTGGCCGCCGGTGCGTCGCATCGACCAGGCCTACGGCGACCGCAACCTGGTCTGCGCCTGCCCGCCGGTCGAGGCGTTCGCCTGA
- a CDS encoding peptide ABC transporter substrate-binding protein yields MKRNRIALAGTALLAAGVMALAGCSAGNGDAGNGGEETGASTGIVTVQSNEPQNPLLPAVTNEVGGGLVLQNIFAGLVYYEADGKVVNDLAESIESEDNQTWTIKIKKDQEFSDGTPVTAESFVKAWQYAASDPAFENQWWFANFAGYNDGGDDPDNPVVVEDSLSLEAVDDTTFTVELAAPQSDFPTSLGYQVFSPLPESFFDDPETFGQNPVGNGPYKLEKWEHDAVISLVPNDKYDGPRKAQNGGVDLVVYGTADAAYADLLSDNLDVINPGVPPSALATYKDDLGDRAVDQPAAIWEGLTIPARLAHFGNDEEGNLRRQAISYAIDRDQITDVIFEGTRTPAVDYTSPVIAGWNDEIKGSEVTHADADKAKELWAQADAISPWSGTFTIAYNADGGHQPWVDAVSNQIKNTLGIDAAGQSFPDLATLRAEIKNRTLNAATRSGWQFDYPGAYNILGALFITGAGSNDGDYSNPKYDELVQKGATAPTVEEGNALFEQAQEVLFADLPVLPLWYRSTNAGYSTAVEDVAYGWDSWPIIYQITKAE; encoded by the coding sequence GTGAAACGCAACAGGATCGCCCTCGCGGGCACCGCCCTGCTCGCCGCAGGTGTCATGGCACTTGCCGGCTGCTCGGCCGGCAACGGCGACGCCGGCAACGGCGGCGAAGAGACCGGCGCATCGACCGGCATCGTCACCGTTCAGAGCAACGAGCCCCAGAACCCCCTTCTGCCCGCAGTCACCAACGAGGTCGGCGGCGGCCTGGTGCTGCAGAACATCTTCGCCGGCCTGGTCTACTACGAAGCGGACGGCAAGGTCGTCAACGACCTCGCCGAGTCGATCGAGTCCGAGGACAACCAGACCTGGACCATCAAGATCAAGAAGGACCAGGAGTTCAGCGACGGCACTCCCGTGACCGCCGAGTCCTTCGTGAAGGCGTGGCAGTACGCCGCCTCCGACCCGGCGTTCGAGAACCAGTGGTGGTTCGCCAACTTCGCCGGCTACAACGACGGCGGCGACGACCCGGACAACCCCGTCGTGGTCGAGGACTCGCTGTCGCTCGAGGCGGTCGACGACACCACGTTCACGGTCGAGCTCGCGGCTCCGCAGTCCGACTTCCCCACCTCGCTCGGCTACCAGGTGTTCTCGCCGCTGCCCGAGTCGTTCTTCGACGACCCGGAGACCTTCGGCCAGAACCCGGTCGGAAACGGCCCGTACAAGCTCGAGAAGTGGGAGCACGACGCCGTCATCTCCCTCGTCCCGAACGACAAGTACGACGGTCCGCGCAAGGCTCAGAACGGCGGCGTCGACCTCGTCGTCTACGGCACCGCTGACGCGGCTTACGCCGACTTGCTCTCCGACAACCTCGACGTGATCAACCCGGGCGTTCCGCCGTCCGCACTGGCCACGTACAAGGACGACCTGGGCGACCGTGCCGTCGACCAGCCCGCCGCGATCTGGGAAGGTCTGACCATCCCCGCGCGTCTGGCTCACTTCGGCAACGACGAAGAGGGCAACCTGCGTCGTCAGGCGATCTCCTACGCGATCGACCGCGACCAGATCACCGACGTGATCTTCGAGGGCACCCGCACCCCGGCCGTCGACTACACCTCCCCGGTCATCGCGGGCTGGAACGACGAGATCAAGGGCTCCGAGGTCACTCACGCCGACGCCGACAAGGCGAAGGAGCTGTGGGCTCAGGCCGACGCCATCTCCCCGTGGAGCGGCACGTTCACCATCGCGTACAACGCCGACGGCGGACACCAGCCGTGGGTCGACGCGGTCTCGAACCAGATCAAGAACACGCTGGGCATCGACGCCGCCGGTCAGTCCTTCCCGGACCTCGCCACGCTGCGCGCCGAGATCAAGAACCGCACGCTGAACGCCGCAACGCGTTCGGGCTGGCAGTTCGACTACCCGGGTGCCTACAACATCCTGGGTGCGCTGTTCATCACGGGCGCCGGCTCCAACGACGGCGACTACTCGAACCCGAAGTACGACGAGCTCGTGCAGAAGGGCGCGACGGCTCCGACGGTCGAAGAGGGCAACGCGCTCTTCGAGCAGGCGCAGGAGGTCCTCTTCGCGGACCTGCCCGTCCTGCCGCTGTGGTACCGCTCCACCAACGCCGGCTACTCGACCGCGGTCGAGGACGTCGCGTACGGCTGGGACAGCTGGCCGATCATCTACCAGATCACCAAGGCCGAGTAA
- a CDS encoding glycine cleavage system aminomethyltransferase GcvT has protein sequence MSDPRYTPLRERHEALGASFTDFGGWQMPVRYTSDLAEHHAVRRAAGIFDISHMAEFLVTGQYAAQFLDYALASSISAMAVGKAKYSLMLAEDGGIIDDVIAYRLADDRYLVIANAGNRGYVDAAFAKRVRAFPSMLERELPAPAPGEERSFAGFLGDRGVDVEDVSDSFALLAVQGPAAERILAETSGITELSTPWAEQKYYAWAEAQFLGEPLLVARTGYTGEDGFELLVRSADAAALWDDLLAAGEPHGLVPAGLAARDTLRLEAGMPLYGHELSRDTKPVQAGLGRVVVTAKESFVGKESVDAAPGAPVLVGLAAEGKRAGRAGYAVVDEDGVVLGEITSGALSPTLGHPIAMAYLTPSSAEEGTAVFLDVRGTRIPATVTALPFYRRTK, from the coding sequence ATGTCCGATCCCCGCTACACCCCGTTGCGCGAACGCCACGAGGCGCTCGGAGCATCTTTCACCGACTTCGGCGGATGGCAGATGCCCGTGCGCTACACCTCCGATCTGGCCGAACACCACGCCGTGCGTCGGGCTGCCGGCATCTTCGACATCTCGCACATGGCCGAGTTCCTCGTCACCGGCCAGTACGCCGCGCAGTTCCTCGACTACGCGCTCGCCAGCAGCATCTCCGCGATGGCGGTCGGGAAGGCGAAGTACTCGCTGATGCTGGCCGAAGACGGCGGCATCATCGACGACGTGATCGCGTACCGCCTGGCCGATGACCGCTACCTGGTGATCGCGAATGCCGGCAACAGAGGCTACGTCGACGCTGCATTCGCCAAGAGGGTCAGGGCGTTCCCCTCGATGCTGGAGCGCGAGCTGCCTGCGCCCGCCCCAGGGGAGGAGCGCAGCTTCGCCGGTTTCCTCGGCGACCGCGGTGTCGACGTCGAAGACGTGTCCGACTCGTTCGCGTTGCTGGCGGTGCAGGGCCCGGCGGCTGAGAGGATTCTCGCCGAGACCTCCGGCATCACCGAACTGAGCACACCGTGGGCCGAGCAGAAGTACTACGCCTGGGCGGAGGCGCAGTTCCTGGGAGAGCCGCTTCTCGTCGCGCGCACCGGGTACACCGGCGAAGACGGCTTCGAGCTGCTCGTGCGCTCCGCCGACGCCGCTGCGCTGTGGGACGACCTGCTCGCCGCCGGTGAGCCGCACGGCCTCGTCCCCGCAGGACTCGCCGCGCGCGACACCCTCCGTCTCGAAGCGGGCATGCCGCTGTACGGGCACGAGCTGAGCCGCGACACCAAGCCGGTGCAGGCCGGTCTCGGCCGCGTCGTCGTCACCGCCAAGGAGAGCTTCGTCGGCAAGGAGAGCGTGGATGCCGCCCCCGGCGCCCCTGTCCTCGTCGGCCTCGCCGCAGAGGGCAAGCGCGCGGGCCGCGCCGGCTACGCCGTCGTCGACGAGGACGGCGTCGTCCTCGGAGAGATCACCAGCGGGGCCCTGAGCCCGACTCTCGGCCACCCGATCGCGATGGCCTATCTGACTCCGTCTTCCGCCGAAGAGGGAACCGCAGTATTCCTTGATGTGCGGGGCACCAGGATCCCCGCCACCGTGACCGCCCTGCCTTTCTACCGGAGGACCAAATGA
- the gcvH gene encoding glycine cleavage system protein GcvH yields MTDLTALKYTDEHEWIASDGDTLTIGITDYAAEKLGDVVFVELPAVGTEITAGAVVGEIESTKSVGELYAPVAGTVVEINDAVVDDPSLVNSEPFEGGWLIKVSVAAGALDGLLDRDAYVALTEG; encoded by the coding sequence ATGACCGACCTCACCGCACTCAAGTACACCGACGAGCACGAGTGGATCGCCTCCGACGGCGACACCCTCACGATCGGCATCACCGACTACGCCGCCGAGAAGCTGGGCGACGTCGTGTTCGTCGAGCTCCCCGCCGTCGGCACCGAGATCACCGCGGGTGCGGTGGTCGGCGAGATCGAGTCGACCAAGTCCGTCGGGGAGCTCTACGCCCCCGTCGCCGGCACGGTCGTCGAGATCAACGACGCCGTCGTCGACGACCCTTCGCTCGTGAACTCCGAGCCGTTCGAGGGCGGCTGGCTGATCAAGGTGTCCGTCGCCGCCGGCGCGCTCGACGGCCTGCTCGACCGCGACGCGTACGTCGCACTCACGGAGGGCTGA
- a CDS encoding ABC transporter permease, producing MTAYIIRRLLQAIPVFLGATFLIFSMVFLLPGDPILALFGDKTPTDAQYAALQAKFHLDQPFFTRYLIYLGDLFQGNLGTTFRGQSVNEILVAKFPTTLRLALLAIIIQLVFGVLVGLIAGLRKNSVFDYASMLLSLVLISMPVFVLAFIAQYFLALELGLFRATVGRGAPWADLMLPAIVLAALNFAYVVRLTRGSVIETRQQDFVRMAYGKGLPTSRVIPVHVLRNSMIPVTTNLAADFGILIVGATVTEGVFNVPGIGNELFKAINQHDGPEIVSIVTVLVVIYVMVNLVIDLLYGVLDPRIRYVR from the coding sequence ATGACTGCCTACATCATCCGTCGCCTGCTCCAGGCGATCCCCGTCTTCCTCGGTGCGACCTTCCTGATCTTCTCGATGGTCTTCCTGCTTCCCGGCGACCCGATTCTGGCCCTGTTCGGCGACAAGACGCCGACCGACGCCCAGTACGCCGCTCTGCAGGCGAAGTTCCACCTGGACCAGCCGTTCTTCACGCGCTACCTCATCTACCTCGGCGACCTGTTCCAGGGCAATCTCGGCACGACCTTCCGTGGCCAGAGCGTCAACGAGATCCTCGTCGCCAAGTTCCCGACCACACTCCGACTCGCACTGCTGGCGATCATCATCCAGCTCGTGTTCGGCGTCCTCGTCGGGCTCATCGCAGGTCTGCGCAAGAACAGCGTCTTCGACTACGCGTCGATGCTCCTGAGCCTCGTGCTCATCTCCATGCCCGTCTTCGTGCTCGCCTTCATCGCGCAGTACTTCCTCGCTCTCGAGCTGGGACTGTTCCGCGCCACCGTCGGCAGAGGCGCTCCATGGGCCGATCTGATGCTTCCCGCCATAGTCCTGGCGGCGCTGAACTTCGCCTACGTGGTCCGCCTCACGCGCGGCTCCGTGATCGAGACCCGTCAGCAGGACTTCGTGCGCATGGCGTACGGCAAGGGTCTTCCGACGTCACGGGTCATCCCCGTGCACGTGCTGCGCAACTCGATGATCCCCGTGACCACGAACCTGGCCGCCGACTTCGGCATCCTGATCGTCGGCGCGACGGTCACCGAGGGCGTCTTCAACGTCCCCGGCATCGGAAACGAACTGTTCAAGGCCATCAACCAGCACGACGGACCGGAGATCGTCTCGATCGTCACCGTGCTCGTCGTCATCTACGTCATGGTCAACCTGGTCATCGACCTGCTCTACGGCGTGCTCGACCCGAGGATCCGCTATGTCCGATAA